The DNA segment ATCTGGAAGCCATCACTCGGGTCTCGTTCCGGATGGCGCCCAGGGACGAAGCCGGGACCGAGACCCTGTATCTCGATGCCCCGGCCCGCGTGCCCGTTCCGGAGACGCCGCTGGTCGTGTTCATGTTCGACGACGGGAACGAAACCGACTACACGGAAGCACTGCCCGCGCTCTCGCGGTACGGCTACCCCGCGATCACGTACGTCAACACCGACACGATCGGCGACGACGGAAACTTGGACGAGGCTCAACTCGACCAACTCGCCGCGGCGGGGTGGCTCGTCGGCTCACACACGGCGGACCACACCGACTTGCGAGACGCCGAGCCGGCGGCGATAGAATCGACCGTCCGGCGGGCACAGCAATGGCTCCTCGAACGGGGGTTCACAGAAGGTGCCCGACACTTCGCGTATCCCTACGGGGGCGTCGACGCGCAAGCGATCAGTGTCGTCTCCCAGTTTCACGATACCGGACGCGCCGGCGGCTGGCAACCCATTGCCTACCCGTCGAATCTCCAGTTGATCCCCGGTAAGGGCGAACTGACTGTCTCGGAGGTGCGCAGATCGCTCGGGCAGCTGGTCCGATACGGTGGCACTCTCTCGCTATTCTACCACGGACTGAACACTGACGAGGACATCGAACAGTTCCGGGGCGTCGTCGAGGAGGTCCACAGACGTGATCGGGCCGGCGAACTGAATGTCGTCCGACTCGACGAACTGGCGGCCAGAGCACAGTCCGTGATTGGTGCCCAGTAGGGATACTCGTTCGTTCGGCACGGCCCCTGGCAAGAGCGGGGAGACGGCGGTTGACTTCTCGGCGGCGGACTCCACGTACCGTGATGGCGCTGTCACAAGCTACACGTGGGAGTTCGACGATACGACCGAGACAGGCGAGACCGTCTCACGGACGTTCCCGGAGGCAGGCACGTACAGCGTCACGCTCACTGTCGAAAGTGAGAGCGGAGAGACGAGCTCAACGACGGCCGAACTGATCGTGGATTATCCCCGGCTGGTGTGATCTATCCTTCGACCGTGATCTGTCCGTCCCCGTAGACGGTGACCCTGTACCCGGAATAATAAAACGTCACTTCGCCGGGCGGTCCATCGGCCAAGTCCTCGAACATTTTCTCCAGCGACTCGACGTCGATCGAATCCTGCAACGGCGGGAGCTCAGTCTTCTCGACACCCTCGTGAGACGCCACGGCCGTCAGAATCGAATCGACCGGGAACTCGTCCGTCGTCGGCGACTGGTGTGTGGTCTCCCGGGCGAGCTGCGTGATTTCGATGTCCCACGCCAGCGTTGTCTCGCTCTCGGGAACGATCTGCCACCCACCGGTAACATCGAGACCGTTTTCGTGTGCCGAAATCAATAGTTCTCGCAGGGCCTCGCGGAAATTCCTCTCGGACCTGGAACCGCCCCCTGAAGCGTGTTTTTCTACGTCTTCAGACACAATGGCGGCGTTTAGTGTCAGTAGGGTAAATAAGTTCCCCCCAAGGGAATTGGTATTCGTCACCCGTCGCACGCGATCCGGACCGCGGGCGTTCGTGTACGCACGTGTCGGCTACTGTTACTCATATAATCAAAATCTCCCCAATTGTGAAAATATCGCACAGTGATGTGTGTGGAGGTCGAACGTTCGCCCATGAGAGAACCGATCATGGACGAGTGTCTCCAGTTGCTCGCTGACGGTCGACGGCGTCGGGTGATCCGGAGTCTACAGGTAGAGGGTGAGACGACAGTCGAAGACCTCACGATGCGGCTACTCGCCGATGGTCCCGAGAATTCCCGTGAGAAGATCCACACCGAACTCCATCACACGCACTTGCCGAAGCTCCAGTCCTACGGGATCGCCGAGTACGACCGCGACAGTGGGACCGTGCAGTATCAGTCCCACGACGGGCTCGAGCAGGTCCTGGATTCGCTCCCGGAGCAGACGATCGTTCCGCCCGCTACGGCTGGAAACAAGTAGGGCTCACGCCGACGAGTCGGTTCCGTCGTCGTCAGTTCGATCGAGTTGCCAGGTGAATATCGCTTTCAGGACGACGACCAGGCTGTTCGTCTCACCCTTGCCCCAGATCGCGGTTTCCGACCGTGGGTCGGACGGGGCCGCGTCGTCGCCGTTGACCAGGACACTCACGAGCGTCCGCTCTCTGTCGATCATCAGCAGTCGGCCGGCGGGCGTATCCGACCAGTCCCACAGAGACTCGAAGGTCTCGACGTCCGGGACTTCCGCCTGGATGCGATCCCGGACTGGAGTCGAGACGCCCGCGAGGTTGACCGTGACGCCGCGCGCGCTCGC comes from the Halapricum desulfuricans genome and includes:
- a CDS encoding polysaccharide deacetylase family protein; amino-acid sequence: MSRDQDEGWRCQSDGSLYPIRRRDVISAVTGGFLVAAAGCQERSPLDDGRDRTDARSRTQASTDRHVRNGLGPDTFERLSDLEVSGGTLLANTDRHVTGTQCAELRTDGDGTWLHIPLDEPLDFSNARLSCAMSVGGTVPGRYPYVDFRDTAERRFRTRAAVRSRSELVRVDFGVLDPQVDEADVDLEAITRVSFRMAPRDEAGTETLYLDAPARVPVPETPLVVFMFDDGNETDYTEALPALSRYGYPAITYVNTDTIGDDGNLDEAQLDQLAAAGWLVGSHTADHTDLRDAEPAAIESTVRRAQQWLLERGFTEGARHFAYPYGGVDAQAISVVSQFHDTGRAGGWQPIAYPSNLQLIPGKGELTVSEVRRSLGQLVRYGGTLSLFYHGLNTDEDIEQFRGVVEEVHRRDRAGELNVVRLDELAARAQSVIGAQ
- a CDS encoding PKD domain-containing protein, which translates into the protein MPSRDTRSFGTAPGKSGETAVDFSAADSTYRDGAVTSYTWEFDDTTETGETVSRTFPEAGTYSVTLTVESESGETSSTTAELIVDYPRLV
- a CDS encoding HalOD1 output domain-containing protein; its protein translation is MSEDVEKHASGGGSRSERNFREALRELLISAHENGLDVTGGWQIVPESETTLAWDIEITQLARETTHQSPTTDEFPVDSILTAVASHEGVEKTELPPLQDSIDVESLEKMFEDLADGPPGEVTFYYSGYRVTVYGDGQITVEG
- a CDS encoding DUF7344 domain-containing protein, with the translated sequence MREPIMDECLQLLADGRRRRVIRSLQVEGETTVEDLTMRLLADGPENSREKIHTELHHTHLPKLQSYGIAEYDRDSGTVQYQSHDGLEQVLDSLPEQTIVPPATAGNK